The Streptomyces sp. NBC_00224 genome has a window encoding:
- the tmk gene encoding dTMP kinase, protein MTRAEHPQSSEGAGATPTVVSPVSDALAADSRERAVRALLRIPPLRRLWSAQFVGGIGDALAVLVLLLLALQAAVSEDALGGGYRGAAFAVAAVLGARVLATFLFGAVLLGPVSALTAPSGPLDRRWTMIGADGVRAALLIVAPLWIDWTPDNALVFLLATAFAAGVAERFWTVCKESAAPALLPAPPLEGAAVRPLPDHLDALRRLSLRTTFASVPTAAAALLVAALVSKGLGKGIDWFSLHQAALGSYVAAGLFAASVSVLAMLELPDSQTPRARSPLEGLRRPSTGAGPDKGRTGAIPLLVPACGAVAGALASAVAVAVLHAADLGGGPASYALLVLALIGGAGVGIRTAPKVLPVLSRRRLLSLAIAVTGVALLAMGLVSDTATVLFIALLAGVAAGVAANSGHTLIDQETEEYRRARTTDHLQAVVRVAIGLGAILAPLVAAAIGPHRLAGDGLVFAHGGAGFTLMLVGALLLPVAAVVLAKTDDRQGVPLRRDLRDAVRGADPVQAPAPTGFFIALEGGDGAGKSTQAQALAEWIRAKGHEVVVTREPGATPMGKRLRSILLDVSSAGLSNRAEALLYAADRAEHIDSLVRPALERGAIVISDRYIDSSVAYQGAGRDLSPTEIARINRWATGGLVPHLTVLLDVSPETARERFTEAPDRLESEPPEFHARVRAGFLTLAAADPSRYLVVDAGQEPEAVTTVVRHRLDQVLPLSEAEVKAQEEARRAAEEEARRKAEEEAARKAEEERLERERQAQLAKLRVEEEERKRRELEEARRREEERQAEEARLRAEEARRLAEEERVRREAEAKAAAAEQERLRKQAEEQARLRAEAEERRLEKQRKAEEALRRAEEARRLAEAASAAASAAATAAASAPTATPSPSVPATASPSAPAKSADDASATRARRKPQAESASEVTVPTPVVNPDAHPEVSPNEITQEVPAPGKDAPGRAGSGRAARDAAETTVLPQVPAEAAETTVLPPVRDADETTVLPSVREGARDADETTVLPPVRDGAGESAAHLPVRDAERFPPGIFRDEQEQPERANERTRELPQVDPEQLGAEPGAGAETKRGRRPRRRSDWAEETPLDDLPSLADELLGPHADDDDDRRGRRR, encoded by the coding sequence ATGACGCGAGCCGAGCATCCCCAGAGCTCCGAAGGCGCAGGGGCGACCCCCACGGTCGTGAGCCCCGTCTCCGACGCCCTAGCCGCAGACTCACGCGAGCGTGCCGTACGGGCCCTGTTGCGCATCCCGCCGCTGAGGCGGCTGTGGAGCGCGCAGTTCGTCGGCGGGATCGGCGACGCCCTGGCCGTACTCGTCCTGCTGCTGCTCGCCCTGCAGGCGGCGGTCTCCGAGGACGCCCTCGGCGGGGGCTACCGGGGCGCGGCCTTCGCCGTGGCCGCTGTGCTCGGCGCCCGGGTCCTCGCGACGTTCCTGTTCGGGGCGGTGCTGCTCGGACCCGTGTCCGCGCTGACCGCGCCCAGCGGTCCGCTCGACCGGCGCTGGACCATGATCGGGGCGGACGGCGTACGCGCCGCGCTGCTGATCGTCGCGCCGCTGTGGATCGACTGGACCCCCGACAACGCGCTGGTCTTCCTGCTGGCCACCGCCTTCGCGGCCGGTGTCGCCGAGCGGTTCTGGACGGTGTGCAAGGAGAGCGCGGCGCCCGCACTGCTGCCCGCGCCCCCGCTGGAGGGCGCCGCCGTGCGCCCGCTGCCGGACCATCTGGACGCGCTGCGGCGCCTGTCGCTGCGTACGACGTTCGCGTCCGTGCCGACGGCCGCCGCCGCCCTGCTCGTGGCCGCGCTCGTCAGCAAGGGCCTCGGTAAGGGCATCGACTGGTTCTCGCTGCACCAGGCGGCGCTCGGCTCGTACGTGGCGGCGGGTCTGTTCGCCGCGTCCGTCTCCGTCCTGGCGATGCTCGAACTTCCGGACTCCCAGACTCCGCGTGCCCGCTCGCCGCTGGAGGGGCTGCGCAGGCCCTCGACCGGCGCCGGTCCCGACAAGGGGCGTACGGGCGCGATTCCGCTGCTCGTGCCGGCCTGCGGGGCGGTCGCGGGCGCCCTCGCGTCGGCGGTGGCCGTGGCCGTGCTGCACGCGGCGGACCTCGGAGGCGGGCCCGCCTCGTACGCGCTGCTGGTGCTCGCTCTGATCGGCGGCGCGGGCGTCGGTATCCGTACCGCGCCGAAGGTGCTCCCCGTCCTCTCGCGGCGGCGGCTGCTCTCGCTGGCCATCGCGGTCACCGGGGTCGCGCTGCTCGCGATGGGGCTGGTCTCGGACACGGCGACGGTCCTGTTCATCGCGCTGCTCGCGGGCGTCGCCGCAGGTGTGGCGGCCAACAGCGGGCACACGCTGATCGACCAGGAGACCGAGGAGTACCGCCGGGCCCGCACCACCGACCACCTCCAGGCGGTCGTACGGGTCGCGATCGGCCTCGGCGCGATCCTCGCCCCGCTGGTCGCCGCCGCCATCGGCCCGCACCGCCTGGCCGGCGACGGACTCGTCTTCGCGCACGGCGGCGCCGGCTTCACGCTGATGCTCGTCGGCGCGCTGCTGCTGCCGGTCGCCGCGGTCGTCCTGGCCAAGACCGACGACCGGCAGGGCGTGCCGCTGCGGCGCGATCTGCGGGACGCGGTGCGCGGCGCCGACCCGGTGCAGGCCCCGGCCCCGACCGGCTTCTTCATCGCCCTTGAGGGCGGCGACGGCGCGGGCAAGTCCACGCAGGCGCAGGCGCTGGCCGAGTGGATCAGGGCCAAGGGCCACGAGGTCGTGGTGACCCGTGAGCCGGGCGCCACCCCGATGGGCAAGCGGCTGCGCTCGATCCTGCTCGACGTCTCCAGCGCCGGGCTCTCCAACCGCGCGGAGGCCCTGCTGTACGCGGCGGACCGCGCCGAGCACATCGACTCGCTGGTGCGCCCCGCCCTGGAGCGCGGCGCGATCGTCATCTCGGACCGCTACATCGACTCGTCGGTCGCCTATCAGGGCGCCGGGCGCGATCTGTCGCCGACCGAGATCGCCAGGATCAACCGCTGGGCGACCGGTGGTCTCGTACCGCATCTGACCGTGCTGCTCGATGTGTCGCCCGAGACCGCTCGCGAGCGGTTCACGGAGGCGCCGGACCGGCTCGAATCGGAGCCGCCCGAGTTCCACGCGCGCGTGAGGGCCGGGTTCCTCACCCTGGCGGCCGCCGACCCGTCCCGCTACCTGGTGGTGGACGCGGGCCAGGAGCCCGAGGCGGTCACCACCGTCGTACGCCACCGGCTCGACCAGGTGCTGCCGCTCTCCGAGGCCGAGGTGAAGGCCCAGGAGGAGGCGCGCAGGGCGGCCGAGGAGGAGGCCCGGCGCAAGGCGGAGGAAGAGGCCGCGCGCAAGGCCGAGGAGGAGCGCCTGGAGCGCGAGCGCCAGGCGCAGCTCGCCAAGCTGCGTGTCGAGGAGGAGGAGCGCAAGCGGCGCGAGCTGGAGGAGGCGCGCCGCCGCGAGGAGGAGCGCCAGGCTGAGGAGGCCCGGCTGCGGGCCGAGGAGGCCAGGCGTCTCGCCGAGGAGGAGCGCGTCCGGCGCGAGGCGGAGGCCAAGGCCGCCGCGGCCGAGCAGGAACGGCTGCGCAAGCAGGCGGAGGAGCAGGCCCGGCTGCGCGCCGAGGCCGAGGAGCGCCGTCTGGAGAAGCAGCGCAAGGCCGAGGAGGCGCTGCGGCGGGCGGAGGAGGCCCGGCGTCTCGCCGAGGCGGCGAGCGCGGCTGCTTCGGCTGCGGCGACCGCGGCGGCCTCCGCTCCGACCGCCACGCCTTCTCCCTCGGTCCCCGCGACGGCTTCTCCCTCCGCTCCCGCCAAGAGCGCGGACGATGCTTCGGCCACGCGCGCGAGGCGGAAGCCCCAGGCGGAGTCGGCCTCCGAGGTGACGGTGCCCACGCCCGTCGTGAACCCGGACGCGCACCCCGAGGTGAGCCCCAACGAGATCACCCAGGAAGTCCCGGCGCCGGGCAAGGACGCCCCCGGCCGGGCCGGGTCGGGTCGGGCCGCTCGGGACGCCGCCGAGACCACGGTCCTGCCGCAGGTCCCGGCCGAGGCCGCCGAGACGACGGTGCTGCCGCCCGTAAGGGACGCGGACGAGACGACCGTGCTGCCTTCCGTACGGGAGGGGGCGCGGGACGCCGACGAGACGACGGTCCTGCCGCCCGTGCGCGACGGGGCCGGGGAGAGCGCGGCGCATCTGCCGGTGCGGGACGCGGAGCGGTTCCCGCCGGGGATCTTCCGGGACGAGCAGGAGCAGCCCGAGCGGGCGAACGAGCGGACGCGGGAGCTGCCGCAGGTCGACCCCGAACAGCTGGGCGCGGAGCCCGGGGCCGGAGCGGAGACGAAGCGGGGCCGTCGGCCCAGGCGGCGTTCCGACTGGGCCGAGGAGACCCCGCTGGACGATCTGCCCTCGCTCGCCGACGAGCTGCTCGGGCCGCACGCCGACGACGATGACGACCGCCGGGGCCGCCGCCGCTGA
- a CDS encoding DNA polymerase III subunit delta' — protein MTVWDDLVGQDRVQEQLAAAARDADTQVTAVSAGEPVPDASKMTHAWLFTGPPGSGRSTAARAFAAALQCVSPDRALGGQPGCGFCDGCHTALVGTHADVQIVRTDLLSIGVKETRDLVRRAQLSPAVGRWQVIVLEDADRLTEGAGNVLLKAVEEPAPRTVWLLCAPSLEDVLPTIRSRCRHLTLRTPPVEAVADVLTRRDGIPPETALAAARATQGHIGRARRLATDDRARARRAAVLKVPLRVEDVGGCLKAAQELVDTAAEDAKQLAEEVDVKETEDLKAALGGQAGGRMPRGTAGAMKDLEDRQKRRKTRTQRDSLDLALTDLTGFYRDVLALQLGSRIALANEEVRDAVDRIARGSAPEGTLRRIEAVLACREALDRNVAPLLAVEAMTLALRAG, from the coding sequence ATGACGGTGTGGGACGACCTGGTCGGCCAGGACCGGGTGCAGGAGCAGTTGGCCGCTGCCGCGCGCGACGCCGACACGCAGGTGACCGCGGTATCGGCCGGTGAGCCCGTCCCGGACGCGTCGAAGATGACGCACGCGTGGCTGTTCACCGGGCCGCCCGGCTCGGGCCGGTCCACGGCCGCGCGCGCGTTCGCCGCCGCGCTCCAGTGCGTCAGCCCGGACCGGGCCCTGGGCGGTCAGCCCGGCTGCGGGTTCTGCGACGGCTGCCACACCGCGCTCGTCGGCACGCACGCGGACGTGCAGATCGTCCGCACCGACCTGCTCTCCATCGGCGTCAAGGAGACCCGCGACCTCGTCCGGCGCGCCCAGCTGTCGCCCGCCGTCGGCCGCTGGCAGGTGATCGTCCTGGAGGACGCCGACCGGCTCACCGAGGGCGCGGGCAATGTGCTCCTGAAGGCCGTGGAGGAGCCCGCCCCGCGCACGGTGTGGCTGCTGTGCGCGCCGTCGCTGGAGGACGTGCTGCCGACCATCCGTTCGCGCTGCCGCCATCTGACGCTGCGGACGCCGCCGGTCGAGGCCGTCGCCGATGTGCTGACCCGCCGTGACGGCATCCCGCCGGAGACCGCTCTCGCCGCCGCCCGCGCCACCCAGGGCCACATCGGCCGGGCCCGCCGCCTCGCCACCGACGACCGCGCGCGCGCCCGCCGCGCCGCCGTGCTGAAGGTGCCGCTTCGGGTCGAGGACGTGGGCGGCTGCCTCAAGGCCGCCCAGGAGCTGGTCGACACGGCCGCCGAGGACGCCAAGCAGCTCGCGGAAGAGGTCGACGTCAAGGAGACCGAGGACCTGAAGGCGGCTCTCGGCGGCCAGGCCGGCGGCCGTATGCCGCGCGGCACCGCCGGGGCGATGAAGGACCTGGAGGACCGCCAGAAGCGCCGCAAGACGCGTACGCAGCGGGACAGCCTGGACCTCGCCCTCACCGACCTCACCGGCTTCTACCGCGACGTCCTGGCGCTCCAGCTCGGCTCCCGCATCGCGCTGGCGAACGAGGAGGTACGGGACGCGGTGGACCGCATCGCGCGCGGCTCCGCGCCCGAGGGCACCCTGCGCCGCATAGAGGCGGTCCTTGCCTGCCGCGAGGCACTGGACCGCAATGTGGCGCCGCTGCTGGCGGTGGAGGCGATGACGCTGGCGCTGCGGGCGGGATAG
- a CDS encoding alpha/beta hydrolase — protein sequence MDSRRLLRSSALAVATAGLLASGCSSGSSSTTATASTTSAAGAQTSAALRTYYQQKLTWRACGVPGFECSTMKAPLDYAEPAGTSVKLAVARKKATGPGKRIGSLLVNPGGPGGTAVGYLQQYAGLGYPAPVRARYDMVAVDPRGVARSEPVECLTSQEMDAYTQVDQTPDDDAEKGALATSFKNFAKGCETRSGKVLPHVSTVEAARDMDILRQLLGDEKLHYVGASYGTFLGATYAELFPDRTGRLVLDGALDPSLPALEMNRDQTAGFETAFQSFAADCVRNKDCPLGTTSVADASTRLKKFFADLDAKPVETGESRKLGEALATTGVIAAMYDETTWPELRTGLTRAMHGDGAGLLTLADSYYERDSEGKYANLMYANTAVNCLDLPPSFSGPDAVDAALPSFEKASPVFGQGFAWAALNCAYWPIRATGTPHRIEAKGAAPIVVVGTTRDPATPYKWAKSLASQLTSGRLLTYEGDGHTAYGRGSDCIDTAINTYLLEGTAPPEDKKCT from the coding sequence ATGGACTCCAGGCGCCTGCTCCGTTCCTCCGCCCTCGCCGTCGCGACCGCCGGGCTGCTCGCCTCCGGATGCTCGTCGGGCAGCTCGTCCACCACCGCGACGGCGTCCACCACATCGGCGGCGGGCGCCCAGACGTCGGCCGCCCTGCGCACGTACTACCAGCAGAAGCTGACCTGGCGGGCGTGCGGCGTACCGGGCTTCGAGTGCTCCACCATGAAGGCGCCGCTGGACTACGCCGAGCCGGCCGGCACCTCCGTCAAGCTGGCGGTCGCCCGCAAGAAGGCCACCGGCCCGGGCAAGCGGATCGGGTCGCTCCTGGTCAACCCGGGCGGCCCGGGCGGCACGGCGGTCGGCTACCTCCAGCAGTACGCGGGCCTCGGCTACCCCGCCCCGGTCCGGGCGCGGTACGACATGGTGGCCGTCGACCCGCGCGGGGTGGCCCGCAGCGAGCCCGTCGAATGCCTGACGAGCCAGGAGATGGACGCGTACACCCAGGTCGACCAGACCCCCGACGACGACGCCGAGAAGGGGGCGCTCGCGACCTCGTTCAAGAACTTCGCGAAGGGCTGCGAGACGCGCTCCGGGAAGGTGCTGCCGCATGTCTCCACGGTCGAGGCGGCCCGTGACATGGACATCCTGCGGCAGCTGCTCGGCGACGAGAAGCTGCACTACGTGGGCGCCTCCTACGGCACGTTCCTGGGCGCGACCTACGCCGAGCTGTTCCCGGACCGCACCGGGCGCCTGGTCCTCGACGGCGCGCTGGACCCGTCCCTGCCGGCCCTGGAGATGAACCGCGACCAGACGGCGGGCTTCGAGACGGCGTTCCAGTCGTTCGCGGCGGACTGCGTACGGAACAAGGACTGCCCGCTGGGTACGACGTCGGTGGCGGACGCGTCGACGCGGCTCAAGAAGTTCTTCGCCGACCTCGACGCGAAGCCGGTCGAGACCGGCGAGTCCCGCAAGCTCGGCGAGGCGCTCGCCACGACGGGCGTGATCGCCGCGATGTACGACGAGACGACCTGGCCCGAGCTGCGCACCGGCCTCACGCGCGCGATGCACGGCGACGGCGCGGGCCTGCTGACCCTCGCCGACTCGTACTACGAGCGGGACTCGGAGGGGAAGTACGCCAACCTGATGTACGCGAACACGGCCGTGAACTGCCTCGACCTGCCCCCCTCCTTCTCCGGCCCCGACGCGGTCGACGCCGCGCTCCCCTCCTTCGAGAAGGCCTCCCCGGTCTTCGGCCAGGGCTTCGCCTGGGCGGCCCTGAACTGCGCGTACTGGCCGATCAGGGCCACCGGCACCCCGCACCGCATCGAGGCGAAGGGCGCGGCCCCGATCGTCGTGGTCGGCACCACCCGCGACCCGGCCACCCCCTACAAGTGGGCGAAGTCCCTGGCCTCCCAGCTGACCTCCGGCAGGCTCCTCACATACGAGGGCGACGGCCACACGGCGTACGGCCGGGGCAGCGACTGCATCGACACCGCGATCAACACGTACCTCCTGGAGGGCACGGCCCCGCCCGAGGACAAGAAGTGCACCTGA
- a CDS encoding GntR family transcriptional regulator, protein MAKVYERIADELRESIRAGRLAPGDQLPTEAKLAERFGKSVPTIREALRLLRDEGLIEKQHGRGNFVRRPRTTVLRSNVRHQWEKDRAREPEPKRLQTGATEHDTGLTVNDLVFYASYREAKADGELAEAFGIPEGTLLLQRTYRTRYSAETAPFNLVTSYLVHDLVAGNPALLDETKEPWPGGTMNQLFTIGIELGRIEERVTARPPTPEEAEELELPPGTAVVLLRKTSYDVNDRPVEISYVTVPGDRTEMIFNTPLERW, encoded by the coding sequence GTGGCAAAGGTCTACGAGCGGATCGCGGATGAGCTCAGAGAGTCCATCCGGGCGGGTCGGCTGGCTCCGGGGGACCAACTGCCCACGGAGGCAAAGCTCGCCGAGCGATTCGGGAAGAGCGTGCCGACGATCCGGGAGGCGCTGCGTCTCCTGCGGGATGAAGGGCTGATCGAGAAGCAGCACGGCCGAGGCAACTTCGTACGTCGCCCGCGCACGACGGTGCTGCGCTCGAACGTCCGCCACCAGTGGGAGAAGGACCGGGCGCGCGAACCGGAGCCCAAGCGGTTGCAGACGGGCGCCACGGAACACGACACGGGTCTGACGGTCAACGACCTTGTCTTCTACGCGTCGTACCGCGAGGCGAAGGCGGACGGGGAGTTGGCGGAAGCCTTCGGAATCCCAGAGGGAACGCTTCTCCTCCAGCGCACCTACCGGACCCGGTACAGCGCCGAAACCGCTCCGTTCAACCTCGTGACGTCGTATCTCGTTCACGATCTCGTCGCGGGTAACCCGGCCTTGCTGGACGAGACCAAGGAGCCGTGGCCCGGCGGCACCATGAACCAGCTCTTCACCATCGGTATCGAGCTGGGACGCATAGAGGAGCGTGTCACCGCGCGCCCGCCGACGCCGGAAGAGGCGGAGGAGCTTGAGCTCCCGCCCGGGACGGCGGTCGTGCTGCTGCGGAAGACCTCGTACGACGTCAACGACCGGCCTGTGGAGATCTCGTACGTCACGGTGCCCGGCGATCGCACGGAAATGATCTTCAATACTCCACTGGAAAGGTGGTGA
- a CDS encoding glycosyltransferase family 2 protein, with protein sequence MPRRIIVVTAVHPPSAKFLSEAYKSLCDQELPDGWEWHWVIREDGRSEEVAPHVPDDPRVTFRQGRAGGPGVARTMALSDADGDYVKILDADDQLAPGALARDLAVLESDRSIGWTTSRVLDLLPDGSTLGFDQDPEGGPIERGDVLRHWQEHSYRAQVHPATLFVRRDLLVALGGWMALPASEDTGLLLALDAVSRGYFTREVGLIYRKWEGQSTSQAAHTDTTERDARMAVVEARATALSYFQWHFPATD encoded by the coding sequence GTGCCCCGGCGCATCATCGTCGTGACTGCTGTGCACCCGCCGTCCGCCAAGTTCCTGTCCGAGGCGTACAAGTCGCTGTGCGACCAGGAGCTTCCGGACGGCTGGGAGTGGCACTGGGTCATTCGCGAGGACGGGCGCAGCGAGGAAGTCGCTCCGCACGTCCCGGACGATCCGCGGGTGACCTTCCGGCAGGGACGCGCGGGCGGTCCCGGTGTGGCACGGACGATGGCGCTGTCGGACGCGGACGGCGACTACGTCAAGATCCTCGACGCCGACGACCAGCTCGCTCCTGGCGCGCTGGCCCGCGACTTGGCGGTTCTCGAATCCGACCGCAGTATCGGTTGGACGACGTCCCGGGTCCTCGATCTCCTGCCCGACGGTTCGACCCTCGGCTTCGACCAGGACCCTGAGGGCGGGCCGATCGAGCGCGGTGATGTGCTGCGCCACTGGCAGGAGCACAGCTACCGCGCGCAGGTGCACCCGGCGACCCTCTTCGTACGCCGCGATCTTCTCGTCGCGCTCGGCGGCTGGATGGCGCTTCCGGCCTCGGAGGACACGGGGTTGCTGCTGGCGCTGGACGCCGTGAGCCGCGGGTACTTCACGCGCGAGGTCGGCCTCATCTACCGCAAGTGGGAAGGGCAGTCGACCAGCCAGGCGGCCCACACGGACACCACCGAGCGCGATGCGCGCATGGCGGTGGTGGAGGCCAGGGCCACGGCCCTGTCGTACTTCCAGTGGCACTTCCCGGCGACGGACTGA
- a CDS encoding GntR family transcriptional regulator yields the protein MREQPPYLRVAEILRQRIADQEWTPGDKLPSRGQLAEECHVGENVIRRAQELLISQGVLEGRAGSGTYVAEPRQRVRMVRSQYREQRGGSPFDADMSALGKRGAWESRSDAKVPAPAEIAERLGITEGALCVRTTYEFLADAKPVQLSTSWEPYELTAGTLVVLPEGGPHAGKGVVDRMAEIGITVSHSVEQPEPQLATAEEAQLLGVQKGALVTHIQRTYYSDDNRPVETADIIVPAALCEIVYEVPVNP from the coding sequence ATGCGTGAGCAGCCGCCGTACCTCCGCGTCGCCGAAATCCTCCGGCAGCGCATCGCGGACCAGGAGTGGACCCCGGGAGACAAGCTGCCTTCGCGTGGCCAGCTCGCTGAGGAGTGCCACGTGGGCGAGAACGTCATCCGGCGTGCTCAGGAGCTTCTGATCTCCCAAGGAGTACTCGAAGGACGCGCGGGGTCAGGGACTTACGTGGCTGAGCCGCGCCAGCGCGTGCGCATGGTTCGCTCCCAGTACCGCGAGCAGCGAGGCGGCTCACCCTTCGACGCGGACATGTCCGCACTCGGCAAGCGTGGCGCCTGGGAGAGCCGGAGCGACGCGAAGGTCCCAGCCCCGGCGGAGATCGCCGAACGCCTCGGTATCACCGAAGGCGCGCTGTGCGTGCGGACGACCTACGAGTTCCTGGCCGACGCCAAGCCCGTACAGCTGTCGACCAGTTGGGAGCCGTACGAGCTGACGGCCGGCACGTTGGTGGTGCTGCCCGAGGGTGGTCCGCACGCGGGCAAAGGCGTCGTCGACCGCATGGCGGAGATCGGCATCACCGTCAGCCACTCAGTGGAGCAGCCGGAGCCGCAGCTCGCGACGGCCGAAGAGGCCCAGCTCCTGGGCGTGCAGAAGGGTGCGCTGGTTACGCACATCCAGCGCACGTACTACAGCGATGACAACCGGCCCGTAGAGACGGCGGACATCATCGTGCCCGCCGCCCTCTGCGAGATCGTTTACGAAGTGCCGGTCAATCCGTAA
- a CDS encoding FkbM family methyltransferase, whose translation MSNPVSEALVTMGRGYVRHAPTALGKAPLSAHYLNPRLRDHPRQRVVRTRFGASFAVDTTDLIQRYLYMYGIWEPHMTRWLQRRLRPGDTFIDVGSNIGYYGVLASRLVGETGRVVAIEASPTFHRRVLRHAKLNGCGNIRAVNSAVSDRSQMLKFILASSRNMGATSSVPYEGPAESTFEVEAHPLPEILAPTEIANARVIKIDVEGAEGSVVRGLAPMLGKLRPDAEITVEVTPQRMQQLGDDVTELLATMQEHGFHTYRLANDYAPESYPAALSGPALAPIRWREAVASESDLVFSRVDAETLP comes from the coding sequence ATGAGCAATCCCGTGTCAGAGGCTTTGGTCACCATGGGGCGCGGCTACGTGCGCCACGCCCCCACGGCACTCGGCAAGGCTCCGCTCTCTGCGCACTACCTGAACCCACGCCTACGGGATCACCCCCGTCAGCGCGTGGTCCGCACCCGCTTCGGTGCGAGTTTCGCCGTCGACACGACGGACCTCATCCAGCGGTACTTGTACATGTACGGCATCTGGGAACCGCACATGACGCGGTGGTTGCAGCGACGGCTACGCCCCGGGGACACCTTCATAGACGTCGGCTCCAACATCGGTTACTACGGCGTGCTGGCCTCGCGTCTTGTCGGTGAGACGGGTCGCGTGGTGGCCATAGAGGCATCGCCCACCTTCCACCGCCGAGTGCTCCGACATGCCAAGCTCAACGGCTGCGGCAACATCCGTGCGGTCAACTCCGCGGTCTCCGACCGCAGCCAGATGCTGAAGTTCATCCTGGCCAGCTCGCGGAACATGGGCGCTACGAGCAGCGTCCCGTACGAGGGGCCGGCGGAGTCCACATTCGAGGTCGAGGCGCATCCTCTGCCCGAGATCCTCGCCCCGACGGAGATCGCCAACGCTCGCGTGATCAAGATCGACGTTGAGGGTGCGGAGGGATCCGTCGTCCGGGGCCTGGCCCCCATGCTCGGCAAGCTGCGGCCGGATGCGGAGATCACCGTCGAGGTGACCCCCCAACGCATGCAGCAGCTCGGCGACGACGTCACCGAGCTGCTTGCGACCATGCAGGAGCACGGGTTTCACACATACCGTCTCGCCAATGACTACGCCCCGGAGTCCTACCCGGCCGCGCTCAGTGGTCCCGCCTTAGCGCCGATTCGCTGGCGCGAAGCAGTCGCCTCGGAGAGTGACTTGGTGTTCTCCAGGGTCGACGCAGAGACTCTTCCCTGA
- a CDS encoding amidohydrolase family protein, which translates to MVNGGKGIRDVPRVISVDDHVIEPAHLFETWLPSKYRDKGPKPFTAGIGDLAYVGGKYRFTTDPAGQITDWWEYEGLLFPYKRIIAAVGFSRDEMTLDGITREEMRRGCWDPKARLADMDMNHVEASLCFPTFPRFCGQTFAEAKDKEVALACVRAYNDWMVEEWCGDSGGRLIPLCLIPLWDIDLAVAEIRRNAARGVRAVTFSEIPTYLGLPSIHSGYWDPFFAVCEETGTVVNMHIGSSSQMPAASPDAPPAVQASLSFNNAMASMMDFLFSGVLVKFPRLKLAYSEGQMGWIPYALERADDVWEEHRAWGGVRDLIPEPPSTYYYRQIFCCFFRDKHGIASIKTVGVDNATFETDYPHVDSTWPHTKLVAEDHVAGLPEEVAYKLLRGNAIRMLDLPFDRERRVGSPA; encoded by the coding sequence GTGGTCAACGGCGGCAAAGGCATCAGGGACGTCCCCAGGGTCATCAGCGTGGACGATCACGTGATCGAACCGGCCCACCTCTTCGAGACCTGGCTCCCCAGCAAGTACCGCGACAAGGGCCCGAAGCCCTTCACCGCCGGCATCGGGGACCTGGCGTACGTCGGCGGGAAGTACCGGTTCACCACGGACCCTGCGGGCCAGATCACCGACTGGTGGGAGTACGAGGGGCTGCTCTTCCCGTACAAGCGGATCATCGCTGCCGTCGGGTTCTCCCGGGACGAGATGACGCTCGACGGCATCACGCGGGAGGAGATGCGGCGGGGATGTTGGGATCCGAAGGCGCGGCTCGCCGACATGGACATGAACCATGTCGAGGCGAGCCTCTGCTTCCCGACCTTCCCGCGGTTCTGTGGGCAGACGTTCGCTGAGGCCAAGGACAAGGAGGTCGCGCTGGCTTGTGTGCGGGCGTACAACGACTGGATGGTCGAGGAGTGGTGCGGGGACAGTGGGGGGCGCCTGATCCCGCTCTGTCTCATCCCGCTGTGGGACATCGACCTCGCCGTCGCGGAGATCCGGCGTAACGCGGCACGCGGGGTGCGGGCGGTGACATTCTCCGAGATCCCCACCTATCTGGGGCTTCCCTCGATTCACTCCGGCTACTGGGACCCGTTCTTCGCGGTCTGCGAAGAGACGGGCACAGTCGTCAACATGCACATCGGCAGCAGCAGCCAGATGCCCGCCGCCTCCCCCGACGCCCCGCCCGCCGTGCAGGCCTCGCTCAGCTTCAACAACGCCATGGCGTCGATGATGGACTTCCTCTTCAGCGGCGTTCTCGTGAAGTTCCCGCGCCTGAAACTCGCGTACTCCGAGGGCCAGATGGGCTGGATCCCGTACGCCCTGGAGCGCGCCGACGACGTGTGGGAGGAGCACCGCGCCTGGGGCGGGGTCCGCGACCTCATCCCCGAACCTCCCTCCACGTACTACTACCGCCAGATCTTCTGCTGCTTCTTCCGCGACAAACACGGCATCGCCTCGATCAAGACAGTCGGAGTCGACAACGCCACCTTCGAGACCGACTACCCCCACGTCGACTCGACATGGCCGCACACGAAGTTGGTGGCAGAGGACCACGTCGCAGGACTCCCGGAGGAGGTGGCGTACAAGCTCCTGCGCGGGAACGCCATCCGCATGCTGGATCTTCCGTTTGATCGGGAGCGGAGGGTCGGGTCGCCCGCCTGA